A window of Streptomyces armeniacus contains these coding sequences:
- a CDS encoding histidine triad nucleotide-binding protein — protein sequence MAGEPQADCLFCKIVAGEVPATVVRDTETTLAFRDINPQAPTHVLVIPKAHYADAAALAAAAPQITADVLREAGEVAAQEKIAVAEGGPGTGYRVVFNTGTGAGQTVFHAHAHVLGGRGLNWPPG from the coding sequence GTGGCGGGAGAACCGCAGGCCGACTGCCTGTTCTGCAAGATCGTGGCGGGTGAGGTCCCGGCGACCGTCGTCCGCGACACGGAGACGACGCTCGCGTTCCGGGACATCAACCCGCAGGCGCCCACCCACGTGCTGGTGATCCCCAAGGCGCACTACGCGGACGCCGCCGCGCTGGCCGCCGCCGCGCCGCAGATCACCGCCGACGTGCTGCGCGAGGCGGGCGAGGTCGCGGCGCAGGAGAAGATCGCGGTCGCGGAGGGCGGCCCCGGCACCGGCTACCGCGTGGTCTTCAACACCGGTACGGGCGCGGGCCAGACGGTCTTCCACGCCCACGCCCACGTGCTGGGCGGCCGGGGGCTCAACTGGCCGCCCGGCTGA
- a CDS encoding 16S rRNA (uracil(1498)-N(3))-methyltransferase, translated as MTAPVFVAGPDALTVGPVVLDGPEGRHAVSVRRLRPGERIVLTDGEGTGAYATVTSVSGKDRLEAEVEHVRTEPDPRPRLTVVQALPKGDRGELAVETMTETGVDVIVPWAAARCVTQWRGERGTKSLAKWRTTAREAGKQSRRLRFPRVEDLVTSRQLAQRLTGAAFAAVLHGDGGASLAGAELPADGEIVLVVGPEGGITQEELDAFADAGAEPYRLGPSVLRTSTAGTAASALLLGRSGRWS; from the coding sequence ATGACCGCGCCCGTCTTCGTCGCCGGGCCCGACGCGCTCACGGTCGGGCCCGTGGTGCTGGACGGGCCCGAGGGACGGCACGCGGTGTCCGTACGGCGGCTGCGCCCCGGCGAACGCATCGTCCTCACCGACGGCGAGGGCACCGGCGCGTACGCCACCGTGACCTCGGTCAGCGGCAAGGACCGGCTGGAGGCGGAGGTCGAGCACGTACGGACGGAGCCCGACCCGCGGCCACGGCTGACCGTCGTACAGGCGCTGCCGAAGGGCGACCGGGGGGAGTTGGCGGTCGAGACGATGACGGAGACCGGCGTCGACGTCATCGTCCCGTGGGCCGCCGCCCGATGCGTCACGCAGTGGCGCGGCGAGCGGGGGACGAAGTCCCTCGCGAAGTGGCGGACCACGGCGCGGGAGGCGGGCAAGCAGTCGCGGCGGCTGCGGTTCCCGCGGGTCGAGGACTTGGTGACCAGCAGGCAGTTGGCGCAGCGGCTGACGGGGGCGGCGTTCGCGGCCGTCCTGCACGGGGACGGCGGTGCGTCGCTGGCCGGTGCGGAGCTGCCGGCGGACGGCGAGATCGTGCTGGTGGTCGGGCCCGAGGGCGGGATCACGCAGGAGGAACTGGACGCGTTCGCGGACGCGGGCGCGGAGCCGTACCGGCTGGGCCCGAGCGTCCTGCGCACCTCCACGGCGGGCACGGCAGCCTCGGCCCTGCTCCTGGGCCGCTCGGGCCGCTGGTCGTGA
- a CDS encoding nitronate monooxygenase, with the protein MSSGLTTLSELTEYPVVQAPMAGGASCPALAAAVSEAGGLGFLAAGYKTPEAMYEEIKQTRRLTDRPFGVNLFMPQPDNADPAALEVYREQLAGEVAWYETALGDPDQGTDDAYEGKLAILADDPVPVVSFTFGCPQRRVFDKLAKAGTFTVVTVTSAIEARTAEWAGADAVCVQGIEAGGHQGTHHDDPQADGTGSGIGLLSLLTQVKEAVQLPLIAAGGLMRGGQIAAVLAAGAQAAQLGTAFLVCPESGAHALHKQAMTNPLFTRTELTRAFSGRPARGLANRFLREHGPYAPAAYPQVHHVTSGLRKAAAKAGDPQGMALWAGQGHRLARDLSAGQLTEVLATELSVAREGMSARGVS; encoded by the coding sequence ATGTCGTCCGGGCTGACCACGCTCTCCGAGCTCACCGAGTACCCCGTCGTACAGGCCCCCATGGCGGGCGGTGCCTCCTGCCCGGCGCTGGCCGCGGCCGTGAGCGAGGCCGGCGGACTCGGCTTCCTCGCCGCCGGCTACAAGACGCCGGAGGCCATGTACGAGGAGATCAAGCAGACCCGGCGGCTGACCGACCGCCCCTTCGGCGTGAACCTGTTCATGCCCCAGCCCGACAACGCCGACCCGGCCGCCCTCGAGGTCTACCGCGAGCAGCTGGCGGGCGAGGTCGCCTGGTACGAGACGGCGCTCGGCGACCCCGACCAGGGCACCGACGACGCCTACGAGGGCAAGCTCGCCATACTGGCCGACGACCCGGTGCCGGTCGTCTCGTTCACCTTCGGCTGCCCGCAGCGCCGCGTGTTCGACAAGCTGGCCAAGGCCGGGACGTTCACCGTCGTCACCGTCACCTCCGCGATCGAGGCCCGTACCGCCGAGTGGGCCGGAGCCGACGCCGTGTGCGTACAGGGCATCGAGGCCGGCGGCCACCAGGGCACCCACCACGACGACCCGCAGGCCGACGGCACCGGCAGCGGCATCGGGCTGCTGTCGCTGCTCACGCAGGTCAAGGAGGCCGTACAACTGCCGCTGATCGCGGCAGGCGGCCTCATGCGCGGCGGCCAGATCGCGGCCGTACTGGCTGCGGGCGCGCAGGCGGCGCAGCTCGGCACCGCGTTCCTGGTGTGCCCCGAGTCCGGCGCGCACGCGCTGCACAAACAGGCCATGACGAACCCGCTGTTCACGCGTACGGAGCTGACCCGCGCCTTCTCCGGGCGGCCCGCGCGCGGGCTCGCCAACCGCTTCCTGCGCGAGCACGGCCCGTACGCCCCGGCCGCGTACCCGCAGGTGCACCACGTGACGTCCGGCCTGCGCAAGGCCGCCGCGAAGGCGGGCGACCCGCAGGGCATGGCCCTGTGGGCGGGCCAGGGCCACCGGCTCGCCCGCGACCTGTCCGCGGGGCAGCTGACGGAGGTCCTCGCGACGGAACTGTCCGTCGCGCGCGAGGGGATGAGCGCGCGAGGCGTGTCGTGA
- the dnaJ gene encoding molecular chaperone DnaJ, which translates to MATDYYAVLGVQRDASQDDIKKAFRRLARELHPDVNPDPKTQDRFKEINTAYEVLSDPQKKQVYDLGGDPAAGAAGGGAGGFGAGFGNFSDIMDAFFGTASQRGPRSRTRRGQDAMIRLDIELDEAAFGTTKDIQVDTATVCGSCSGEGAAPGTSAQTCDMCRGRGEVSQVTRSFLGQVMTSRPCPQCQGFGTVVPTPCPECAGDGRVRSRRTLTVKIPAGVDNGTRIQLAGEGEVGPGGGPAGDLYVEIHEASHPVFQRRGDDLHCTVTIPMTAAALGTKVPLETLDGLEEVDIRPGTQSGQSIPLHERGVTHLRGGGRGQLIVHVEVLTPTKMDPEQEELLRRLSQLRGEERPQGHFQPGQQGLFSRLKDAFNGR; encoded by the coding sequence GTGGCGACGGACTACTACGCGGTCCTCGGCGTGCAGCGGGACGCCTCGCAGGACGACATCAAGAAGGCGTTCCGGCGGCTGGCACGCGAGCTGCACCCGGACGTCAACCCGGACCCGAAGACACAGGACCGCTTCAAGGAGATCAACACCGCCTACGAGGTGCTGTCGGATCCGCAGAAGAAGCAGGTCTACGACCTCGGCGGCGACCCCGCCGCGGGCGCCGCGGGCGGAGGTGCGGGCGGCTTCGGCGCGGGCTTCGGGAACTTCTCCGACATCATGGACGCGTTCTTCGGCACGGCGTCGCAGCGCGGCCCCCGGTCCCGTACGCGCCGCGGCCAGGACGCCATGATCCGGCTCGACATCGAGCTGGACGAGGCCGCGTTCGGCACCACGAAGGACATCCAGGTCGACACCGCGACCGTCTGCGGCAGCTGCAGCGGCGAGGGCGCGGCCCCCGGGACCTCGGCGCAGACCTGCGACATGTGCCGCGGCCGGGGCGAGGTCTCGCAGGTCACGCGGTCGTTCCTGGGCCAGGTCATGACGTCGCGGCCGTGCCCGCAGTGCCAGGGCTTCGGCACCGTCGTGCCCACGCCCTGCCCGGAGTGCGCGGGCGACGGGCGCGTACGCTCCCGGCGGACGCTCACGGTCAAGATCCCGGCCGGTGTCGACAACGGCACCCGCATCCAGCTCGCGGGCGAGGGCGAGGTCGGCCCCGGCGGCGGTCCGGCGGGCGACCTGTACGTGGAGATCCACGAGGCGTCCCACCCGGTGTTCCAGCGCCGCGGCGACGATCTGCACTGCACGGTCACCATCCCGATGACGGCTGCGGCGCTGGGCACGAAGGTGCCGCTGGAGACGCTGGACGGGCTGGAAGAGGTGGACATCCGGCCCGGCACCCAGTCCGGCCAGTCCATCCCGCTGCACGAGCGCGGCGTCACGCATCTGCGGGGCGGCGGCCGAGGCCAGCTGATCGTGCACGTCGAGGTGCTGACGCCGACGAAGATGGACCCCGAGCAGGAGGAGCTGCTGCGGCGGCTGTCCCAGCTGCGCGGCGAGGAGCGCCCGCAGGGGCACTTCCAGCCGGGGCAGCAGGGACTGTTCTCGCGGCTGAAGGACGCGTTCAACGGGCGCTGA
- the hrcA gene encoding heat-inducible transcriptional repressor HrcA, which produces MLSERRLEVLRAIVQDYVGTEEPVGSKALTERHNLQVSPATVRNDMAALEDDGFIAQPHTSAGRVPTDKGYRLFVDKLAGVKPLSLPERRAIQNFLDGAVDLDDVVGRTVRLLAQLTRQVAVVQYPSLTRSTVRHVELLSLAPARLMLVLITDTGRVEQRMVDCPAPLGETTVADLRARLNSCVTGQRFAEVPRLVQDLPEAFDAEDRGTISLVLATLLETLVEETEERLMIGGTANLTRFGHDFPLTIRPVLEALEEQVVLLKLLGEATDSGMTVRIGHENAHEGLSSTSVVSVGYGSGEEAVAKLGVVGPTRMDYPGTMGAVRAVARYVGQILAES; this is translated from the coding sequence GTGCTGAGCGAACGCAGACTCGAGGTGCTGCGCGCCATCGTCCAGGACTACGTGGGGACGGAGGAGCCGGTCGGCTCCAAGGCGCTCACCGAGCGGCACAACCTGCAGGTCTCCCCGGCCACCGTGCGCAACGACATGGCGGCCCTGGAGGACGACGGTTTCATCGCACAGCCGCACACGAGCGCGGGCCGCGTGCCCACCGACAAGGGGTACCGCCTCTTCGTCGACAAGCTCGCGGGCGTCAAGCCGCTCTCCCTGCCCGAGCGCCGCGCCATCCAGAACTTCCTGGACGGCGCGGTCGACCTGGACGACGTGGTGGGCCGTACGGTACGGCTGCTGGCGCAGCTGACCCGGCAGGTCGCCGTCGTGCAGTACCCCTCGCTCACCCGCTCGACCGTCCGCCACGTCGAGCTGCTGTCCCTCGCACCCGCCCGGCTGATGCTGGTGCTGATCACCGACACCGGCCGGGTCGAGCAGCGCATGGTGGACTGCCCGGCCCCGCTGGGCGAGACCACCGTCGCGGATCTGCGCGCACGGCTGAACAGCTGCGTCACCGGCCAGCGGTTCGCCGAGGTGCCCAGGCTCGTGCAGGACCTGCCCGAGGCGTTCGACGCGGAGGACCGGGGCACCATCTCACTGGTGCTCGCGACCCTGCTGGAGACGCTGGTCGAGGAGACCGAGGAACGGCTGATGATCGGCGGCACCGCCAATCTCACCCGCTTCGGTCACGACTTCCCGCTCACGATCCGGCCGGTGCTCGAGGCACTGGAGGAGCAGGTCGTGCTGCTGAAGCTGCTCGGCGAGGCCACGGATTCCGGCATGACGGTGCGAATCGGGCATGAGAACGCCCATGAAGGACTGAGTTCCACGTCGGTCGTATCAGTCGGCTACGGTTCGGGCGAAGAGGCGGTCGCCAAACTCGGCGTGGTGGGACCGACCCGTATGGACTACCCCGGAACGATGGGAGCGGTACGCGCAGTGGCACGTTACGTCGGACAGATTCTCGCGGAGTCGTAA
- a CDS encoding MBL fold metallo-hydrolase, with product MEGGWEELAQDVVRRRLPGWDATVGAVAGPHGVLVVDTGATLREGAGIRRDVRTRFGLPVTHVALTHPHFDHVLGTAAFAGVQVYGAVGADARRPDGTGPDGTGLARTSPYSPEVLYADAVRHGVDPEAATEAVDVLVRPRHLVSGEVTLSLGGGRQVLLANVGPGHSAHDLAVLVPGRRGSGEPETVFCGDLVEESGEPQAGPDAHPSRWPAALDRLLALGGEDAVYVPGHGAVVDAAFVRAQRDALARRFTRT from the coding sequence ATGGAAGGCGGTTGGGAAGAACTCGCGCAGGACGTCGTACGCCGCAGGCTCCCCGGCTGGGACGCCACGGTGGGCGCGGTCGCCGGGCCGCACGGCGTACTGGTCGTCGACACCGGTGCCACGCTGCGTGAGGGCGCCGGCATCCGGCGGGACGTGCGTACGCGCTTCGGGCTGCCCGTGACACACGTCGCACTCACGCACCCGCACTTCGACCACGTGCTGGGCACGGCCGCGTTCGCCGGGGTCCAGGTGTACGGGGCGGTGGGCGCGGACGCGCGGCGGCCAGACGGCACGGGGCCGGACGGCACCGGGCTGGCGCGCACCTCGCCGTACTCGCCTGAGGTGCTGTACGCGGACGCCGTCCGGCACGGCGTGGATCCGGAGGCGGCGACGGAGGCGGTGGACGTGCTCGTACGACCGCGGCACCTGGTGTCCGGCGAGGTCACGCTGTCACTGGGCGGCGGGCGGCAGGTGCTGCTCGCCAACGTCGGACCCGGCCACTCCGCCCACGACCTGGCGGTCCTCGTACCGGGCCGCCGGGGCTCCGGGGAACCCGAGACCGTGTTCTGCGGAGATCTCGTGGAGGAGTCCGGCGAACCCCAGGCGGGCCCCGACGCGCACCCGTCGCGCTGGCCCGCGGCGCTGGACCGGCTGCTGGCGCTGGGCGGCGAGGACGCGGTGTACGTGCCGGGGCACGGCGCGGTCGTGGACGCGGCGTTCGTACGGGCGCAACGGGACGCGCTGGCACGGCGCTTCACCCGCACCTGA
- a CDS encoding DUF3097 domain-containing protein, translating to MRSRQYDSDFTPPWKRRKPAPEVEALPDPDLVVEEATTGFCGAVVRCEKTAQGHTVTLEDRFGKHRVFPMEPRGFLLDGEVVTLVRPRPGTRTPPAGAGRTASGSVAVPGARARVARAGRIYVEGRHDAELVERVWGDDLRIEGVVVEYLEGIDDLPAIVRDFGPAPDARLGVLVDHLVPGSKESRIAAEVTGDDVLVVGHPYIDVWEAVKPSSVGIAGWPRVPHGRDWKTGVCEALGWPPNTGAAWQRILGAVHSYRDLEPQLLGRVEELIDFVTVGDE from the coding sequence ATGCGCAGCCGCCAGTACGACTCCGACTTCACCCCGCCCTGGAAGCGGCGGAAGCCCGCCCCCGAGGTCGAGGCGCTCCCCGATCCCGACCTGGTGGTCGAGGAGGCCACCACCGGATTCTGCGGCGCGGTCGTGCGCTGCGAGAAGACGGCGCAGGGCCACACGGTCACCCTCGAGGACCGCTTCGGCAAGCACCGCGTCTTCCCGATGGAGCCGCGCGGCTTCCTGCTGGACGGCGAGGTCGTCACGCTCGTACGGCCGCGCCCCGGCACGCGTACGCCGCCCGCGGGCGCGGGACGTACGGCCTCGGGCTCGGTGGCGGTGCCGGGCGCGCGGGCGCGGGTGGCGCGCGCCGGACGCATCTACGTCGAGGGGCGGCACGACGCGGAGCTGGTGGAACGGGTGTGGGGGGACGACCTGCGGATCGAGGGCGTGGTCGTCGAGTATCTGGAGGGGATCGACGATCTCCCGGCGATCGTGCGGGACTTCGGGCCGGCGCCGGACGCGCGACTCGGCGTGCTGGTCGACCATCTGGTGCCGGGCTCGAAGGAGTCCCGCATCGCCGCCGAGGTGACGGGCGACGACGTGCTGGTGGTCGGCCACCCGTACATCGACGTGTGGGAGGCGGTGAAGCCCTCCTCGGTGGGCATCGCGGGCTGGCCCCGCGTCCCGCACGGGCGGGACTGGAAGACGGGCGTCTGCGAGGCCCTGGGCTGGCCGCCGAACACGGGCGCGGCCTGGCAGCGCATCCTGGGCGCGGTCCACTCGTACCGCGACCTGGAGCCGCAGCTGCTGGGGCGGGTGGAGGAGCTGATCGACTTCGTGACGGTGGGTGACGAGTGA
- the hemW gene encoding radical SAM family heme chaperone HemW: MPSALPDGEPVPGDGSLPAHALAGAADRPLGFYLHVPYCATRCGYCDFNTYTADELRGPGGALASRESYAGTLADEVRLARKVLGDDPRPVETVFVGGGTPTLLPAADLGRMLAAIRDEFGLAPDAEVSTEANPESVHPGYLEELRAAGFNRVSFGMQSARRHVLRVLDRTHTPGRPEACVAEARAAGFAHVNLDLIYGTPGETDDDWRASLDAALGAGPDHVSAYALIVEEGTALARRIRRGEVPMTDDDVHADRYLLAEEALSAAGLHWYEVSNWAADGPARCRHNELYWTGADWWGAGPGAHSHVGGVRWWNVKHPAAYAQALAEGRSPGAGRELLSAEDRRVERVLLELRLVDGCPLGLLAPAGARAARRALEDGLLRPEAYDDGRAALTLRGRLLADAVVRDLVD; the protein is encoded by the coding sequence ATGCCCTCCGCACTCCCCGACGGCGAGCCCGTCCCCGGCGACGGCTCGCTGCCCGCGCACGCCCTCGCCGGGGCCGCGGACCGGCCGCTCGGCTTCTATCTGCACGTGCCGTACTGCGCCACCCGCTGCGGATACTGCGACTTCAACACCTACACCGCCGACGAGCTGCGCGGCCCCGGCGGGGCGCTCGCGTCGCGCGAGAGCTACGCCGGCACGCTGGCCGACGAGGTACGGCTCGCCCGCAAGGTGCTCGGGGACGATCCGCGGCCCGTCGAGACGGTGTTCGTCGGCGGCGGTACGCCCACCCTGCTGCCCGCCGCCGACCTGGGGCGGATGCTCGCCGCGATCAGGGACGAGTTCGGGCTGGCGCCGGACGCGGAGGTGAGCACCGAGGCGAACCCGGAGTCCGTACACCCCGGATACCTCGAGGAGCTGCGTGCCGCCGGGTTCAACCGCGTCTCGTTCGGGATGCAGAGCGCCCGGCGGCACGTCCTGCGGGTACTGGACCGCACGCACACGCCGGGCCGCCCCGAGGCGTGCGTCGCGGAGGCGCGCGCGGCGGGGTTCGCGCACGTCAACCTCGACCTGATCTACGGCACGCCCGGCGAGACCGACGACGACTGGCGGGCCTCGCTCGACGCCGCGCTCGGCGCCGGCCCTGACCACGTGTCCGCGTACGCGCTGATCGTCGAGGAGGGCACCGCGCTGGCCCGCCGTATCCGGCGCGGCGAGGTGCCGATGACGGACGACGACGTGCACGCCGACCGCTATCTGCTCGCCGAGGAGGCGCTGAGCGCGGCGGGCCTGCACTGGTACGAGGTCTCCAACTGGGCCGCCGACGGGCCCGCGCGCTGCCGCCACAACGAGCTGTACTGGACCGGCGCCGACTGGTGGGGTGCCGGCCCCGGCGCGCACAGCCACGTCGGCGGGGTGCGCTGGTGGAACGTGAAGCACCCCGCCGCGTACGCGCAGGCCCTCGCGGAGGGCCGTTCACCGGGCGCGGGCCGCGAGCTGCTGTCCGCCGAGGACCGCCGCGTGGAGCGCGTACTGCTGGAGCTGCGCCTCGTGGACGGCTGCCCGCTCGGCCTGCTCGCCCCGGCCGGGGCGCGGGCCGCGCGGCGCGCGCTGGAGGACGGGCTGCTCCGCCCGGAGGCGTACGACGACGGGCGCGCGGCGCTCACCCTGCGCGGACGGCTGCTGGCGGACGCGGTGGTCCGCGACCTGGTGGACTGA
- a CDS encoding AMP-dependent synthetase/ligase has protein sequence MSDTQSLIENRPPSVATLFLERVAATPAAEAYRYPVPGATADAPDEWHSYSWGEAGERVFAIAAGLTALGVRPEERVAVASGTRVDWILCDFGVLCSGAATTTIYPSTNTEETAYILADSDSRVLIAEDAAQLAKAREKRSELPHLSHVVVIEQADAVAEPGDPEGWVLSLDELIRRGTAHLEEHPDSVKDTVEALRSDQLATLIYTSGTTGKPKGVRLPHDCWSYMAKAIAQTGLVGPEDVQYLWLPLAHVFGKVLTSGQIEVGHVTAVDGRIDKIIENLPVVQPTYMAAVPRIFEKVYNGVAAKAKAGGAAKYKIFQWAAGVAREYGKVTQDNYRRTGTASAPAGLKAKHAVADRLVYAKLREAFGGNLRACVSGSAALAPDIGYFFSGAGIHILEGYGLTESSAASFVNPGEAYRTGTVGKPLPGTEVRIADDGEILLRGPGIMQGYHGLPEKTAEVLEDDGWFHTGDIGELSDDGYLRITDRKKDLIKTSGGKYIAPAEVEGQFKAVCPYVSNILVHGADRNFCTALIALDEPSLRDWAQEQETLKDKPYEEIIASDEVRELIDGYVEQLNSGLQRWQTIKKFRILPRDLDVEHGELTPSLKVKRPVVEREFKHLIDEMYEGTRAA, from the coding sequence GTGAGCGACACACAGTCCCTGATCGAAAACCGGCCGCCCTCCGTGGCGACGCTGTTCCTGGAGCGGGTGGCGGCCACGCCGGCCGCGGAGGCCTACCGGTACCCGGTGCCGGGGGCCACGGCGGACGCGCCCGACGAGTGGCACTCGTACTCGTGGGGCGAGGCCGGGGAGCGCGTGTTCGCCATCGCCGCCGGGCTGACGGCGCTGGGCGTACGGCCGGAGGAGCGGGTCGCGGTCGCCTCCGGCACCCGGGTCGACTGGATCCTGTGCGACTTCGGGGTGCTCTGCTCCGGCGCGGCCACGACCACCATCTACCCGAGCACGAACACCGAGGAGACCGCGTACATCCTCGCCGACTCCGACAGCCGCGTGCTGATCGCCGAGGACGCGGCGCAGCTGGCCAAGGCGAGGGAGAAGCGGAGCGAACTGCCGCACCTCTCCCACGTGGTGGTGATCGAGCAAGCGGACGCCGTCGCCGAGCCCGGTGACCCCGAGGGCTGGGTGCTCTCGCTGGACGAGCTGATCCGGCGTGGCACCGCCCACCTGGAGGAGCACCCCGACAGCGTCAAGGACACCGTCGAGGCGCTCCGCTCCGACCAGCTCGCGACCCTCATCTACACCTCGGGCACCACCGGCAAGCCCAAGGGCGTACGGCTGCCCCACGACTGCTGGTCGTACATGGCCAAGGCGATCGCGCAGACCGGGCTGGTGGGCCCGGAGGACGTGCAGTACCTCTGGCTGCCGCTCGCGCACGTCTTCGGCAAGGTGCTCACCTCGGGCCAGATCGAGGTCGGGCACGTCACCGCGGTCGACGGCCGGATCGACAAGATCATCGAGAATCTCCCGGTCGTACAGCCCACGTACATGGCCGCCGTGCCGCGCATCTTCGAGAAGGTCTACAACGGCGTCGCCGCCAAGGCGAAGGCGGGCGGCGCGGCGAAGTACAAGATCTTCCAGTGGGCGGCCGGGGTCGCCCGCGAGTACGGCAAGGTCACCCAGGACAACTACCGCCGTACGGGCACCGCCAGCGCCCCCGCCGGGCTCAAGGCCAAGCACGCCGTCGCCGACCGGCTCGTGTACGCCAAGCTGCGCGAGGCGTTCGGCGGCAACCTCCGCGCCTGCGTCTCCGGCTCCGCCGCGCTCGCCCCGGACATCGGCTACTTCTTCTCCGGCGCCGGCATCCACATCCTGGAGGGCTACGGGCTCACCGAGTCGTCCGCCGCCAGCTTCGTCAACCCCGGCGAGGCGTACCGCACCGGCACTGTCGGCAAGCCGCTGCCCGGCACCGAGGTGCGCATCGCGGACGACGGCGAGATCCTGCTCCGCGGCCCCGGCATCATGCAGGGCTACCACGGGCTGCCCGAGAAGACCGCCGAAGTCCTGGAGGACGACGGCTGGTTCCACACCGGCGACATCGGCGAGCTGTCCGACGACGGCTATCTGCGGATCACCGACCGCAAGAAAGACCTGATCAAGACCTCGGGCGGGAAGTACATCGCGCCGGCGGAGGTCGAGGGCCAGTTCAAGGCGGTGTGCCCGTACGTCTCCAACATCCTCGTGCACGGCGCCGACCGGAACTTCTGCACCGCGCTCATCGCCCTCGACGAGCCCTCCCTGCGGGACTGGGCGCAGGAGCAGGAGACGCTGAAGGACAAGCCGTACGAGGAGATCATCGCCTCGGACGAGGTCCGCGAGCTGATCGACGGCTATGTCGAGCAGCTCAACTCGGGGCTCCAGCGCTGGCAGACGATCAAGAAGTTCCGCATCCTGCCCCGCGACCTGGACGTGGAGCACGGCGAGCTGACGCCGAGCCTGAAGGTCAAGCGGCCGGTGGTGGAGCGGGAGTTCAAGCACCTGATCGACGAGATGTACGAGGGCACGCGGGCGGCGTGA